In the Thermoplasmata archaeon genome, GAGCGGTTCCGATAACTGCTACACCGTGACGGAATCATCAGGTCTTACCACCATAACATTCAGCGGAATGTCCGATTCCAGCGGTTCCGTGTACTCTATCAGCGGTACCTTGATCGGAAACATCGTGATCGATGCTGGGGACTACGACTTCGAGCTGGTATTGAACGGACTGACCCTCAGTTCGACACAGGAGGTACCGATCTGCATAATATCGGGCGAGGATGTGAC is a window encoding:
- a CDS encoding carbohydrate-binding domain-containing protein, producing the protein METKTLLIIAVAAIAVAGGAVFMMISTSDDTTVPNGSTPSKTSDTTIDTGEETSSSNISGTSDFIITFESGSDNCYTVTESSGLTTITFSGMSDSSGSVYSISGTLIGNIVIDAGDYDFELVLNGLTLSSTQEVPICIISGEDVT